The following nucleotide sequence is from Aneurinibacillus soli.
GAACCAGAAGAAACTTCCTGCATGGCAAGCGAGATCTGCTCCGTAGCTTTGCTTGCATGTTCTACATTTGCAGACATTTCTTCCGTCATAGCTGATACTTGTTCAGCATTTTGGGACACTTTATACACAATCACACGCAGCCTGTCACTCATTTTATTAAAGTCATCCGCTAAATCCTTAATTTCATCTTTGGTTTTGACGACAATCCTTTCTCCGGTTAAATCCCCCTCAGCAATCCGGCGTAGCTGTATCGCTATTTGCTTAATAGGATTAGAAATCATACGTGAGATCAGAATGCTTATGATAATACCTAATATTACCGCGCATATGCTCAATGTAATGACCAGCGTCTTGCCTGAGTGATATAAATTAACCGCTATATTGGTAGCAAGATCCGCCCCTTTGCTGTTTACATCTGCTAATTCCTCTAGCTTTTGATTTGCCTCATCAAAATAGGGCCGCGAAGACTTTATAATGGAATTCACTTCAGTCAACTTATTCTCGTGGGCATCCTCAATAAGTGCGGAAAGAGTATTGAAGTAAATCACTTCTTTTTCTTTTAAACTATCATATCAGGCCTGTTGATTAACCAATTTTAGACAAACTACTCCCCTGTATGAGTAGAGATCGACTTATTATTGTATGAATTGCAATCATCCATTCGGCCTGAAGGCTCTCAAACCGTAAAAGACGTGCAAACTGAATAAAAGATAGCATAGCGAAACGTGAAACCATCGGTTTCGCCTTCTCATAGATCCACTTTATCAAAACATAGGTAATTAAAGCCGTATACAATTGACCGTATACAGCATTTTTAGTGGTACCAAACAATACAGGTACATTTACGTGTTGCTTAATCCAGCGGAAAAACGTTTCGATTTGCCATCTGGCTTTATAAATCTCCGCAATTTTTTCGGCAGATAGGTCTCTTCGATCCGTTACGACTCGAATCTCATTCCCTTCATCATCTGTAAAAAATATAACACGATGCCGCTCTTGAGAACGACACTGAGAAGTGCCGAGATAGCACGTACTGTCTTTGATTACAGAGGATGCAGTAGAGGAGCAGCGTCGAAGAGATCGTGGTGTATCGATTGTGACATTTTCTTTGATTCGAATGACGAAAGACTGCTTATCTTTCAGGTATTGATCAAACCGTTCGATTTTTTCGTACGCTCTGTCGGCAACAAGAAGAAAAGAAGGGTTCGCTAGTTGATCTAAGAATGGACTGTCATGTTTACTTCCTATCGATTCGATTACGTGAACAGGCGTTTCCTGATCGGGATCAAAAGCCACATGTAGCTTGATGCCTGCCCGTTTTCCATGATAAAGAGCCCAAGGAAGTCGTGGTTTTCCTACGGTAATGGTAGTGGAATCAACGAGTAAAAGTTTTTTGGGGATCGCTAACTTACGTCTTGTAGCACGGTTACATTTGGACACAAGATGATGAAATAACTTTTTAAATACAGTATAGGGAACATCACTTGCTTTTTTAGAAAAAGTGGAATAGTTAGCGGACGGAAGTCCGCAAGACGATGAGCGATCCGCTCCGTAACGAAATCCTTCCCATTCTTCGAATGCGGCCATGGCCCAGTAATGAAGTAACGTAGAAGTTGTGAATTTCCTTGCTTTTTCCTCGTATTCAACGTCCTGTACCACAGATTGAATCTCCTCTTCTGATAACAGTGTTTGAACAATTGTAGCGAACGTGGTAGACTTTTTCATGAGGTCGCCTCTTTCTGAATCGGTTTGGTGGTACAAACGATTCTACTGAAAAGGCGACCTTTTTTCTACCTTTTATTAGCTAATCAACAGGCTTGCTATCATATAACTTTTTTTCTTCTGGATCTGTCAAGAAGTCCTTTTCATACTGTTCTTGTTCCTTCTTTAATTTTTCAAGGCTATCCTGTATTCTGATTACTAACTGTTCTTTTTCTTCTGGCTTACTCTCTAACGTTAATCGCAAAGAAAGACGATCTATATTAATAAAGTCAATCTTCATATCATGTACAAGCAAAGCGGCAGGGAACCATGTAGCATTAATTTCATCAACTTTACTCCCCATCCCTGTCATTTTTGTTACAGCAATTACACTAGTACTAACTAAAAGGATTAAAACCAATGAAAAACCGCCTATCAGTTTTTTCATAATCGTCCACTTCATTTTACACACTCTCCACTGTTTTTATGAACTCAATAGAATTTTAACATAATATCCAAAAAATAACTTAATAAAAAAGGAAAGCATGGGAGCGCAAAAAGCGAGTAAGAACGAATAAGAAAGTATAAACAAAAAAGGGGTTGATTCTCTTAACAGAGATCAATCCCTTTTTTTATACACCTTCAAAACTGAATCGAAACGAAACGTAAGTTTATATTGGTTAAGCCCTCGACCGATTAGTATTCGTCAGCTCCGCACATTGCTGCACTTCCACCTCGAACCTATCTACCTCATCATCTATAAGGGGTCTTACCAGCTTATGCTGTGGGAAATCTCATCTTGAGGGGGGCTTCACGCTTAGATGCTTTCAGCGCTTATCCCGTCCGCACATAGCTACCCAGCTGTGCTCCTGGCGGAACAACTGGTGCACCAGCGGTGCGTCCATCCCGGTCCTCTCGTACTAAGGACAGCTCCTCTCAAATTTCCTGCGCCCACGACAGATAGGGACCGAACTGTCTCACGACGTTCTGAACCCAGCTCGCGTACCGCTTTAATGGGCGAACAGCCCAACCCTTGGAACCTACTTCAGCTCCAGGATGCGATGAGCCGACATCGAGGTGCCAAACCTCCCCGTCGATGTGGACTCTTGGGGGAGATAAGCCTGTTATCCCCAGGGTAGCTTTTATCCGTTGAGCGATGGCCCTTCCATGCGGAACCACCGGATCACTAAGCCCGACTTTCGTCCCTGCTCGACTTGTAGGTCTCGCAGTCAAGCTCCCTTGTGCCTTTACACTCTGCGAATGATTTCCAACCATTCTGAGGGAACCTTTGGGCGCCTCCGTTACCTTTTAGGAGGCGACCGCCCCAGTCAAACTGCCCGCCTGACACGGTCCTTCATCCCGGTAAGGGATGCAAGTGAGAAGGCCAGCATTGTCAGGGTGGTATCCCAAGGACGCCTCCCCCCAACCTGACGGTCCGGATTCTACGGCTCCCACCTATCCTGTACAAACAATACCAGCATTCAATATCAGGCTGCAGTAAAGCTCCATGGGGTCTTTCCGTCTTGTCGCGGGTAACCTGCATCTTCACAGGTAGTATGATTTCACCGAGTCTCTTGCCGAGACAGTGCCCAAGTCGTTACGCCTTTCGTGCGGGTCGGAACTTACCCGACAAGGAATTTCGCTACCTTAGGACCGTTATAGTTACGGCCGCCGTTTACTGGGGCTTCGGTTCAAAGCTTCGCCTTGCGGCTAACCTTTCCCCTTAACCTTCCAGCACCGGGCAGGCGTCAGCCCCTATACTTCGCCTTGCGGCTTCGCAGAGACCTGTGTTTTTGCTAAACAGTCGCTTGGGCCTTTTCACTGCGGCCCCCTCGCGCTTTGACACGCTACCGGGGCA
It contains:
- a CDS encoding MCP four helix bundle domain-containing protein; translated protein: MKWTIMKKLIGGFSLVLILLVSTSVIAVTKMTGMGSKVDEINATWFPAALLVHDMKIDFINIDRLSLRLTLESKPEEKEQLVIRIQDSLEKLKKEQEQYEKDFLTDPEEKKLYDSKPVD
- a CDS encoding IS4 family transposase, whose amino-acid sequence is MKKSTTFATIVQTLLSEEEIQSVVQDVEYEEKARKFTTSTLLHYWAMAAFEEWEGFRYGADRSSSCGLPSANYSTFSKKASDVPYTVFKKLFHHLVSKCNRATRRKLAIPKKLLLVDSTTITVGKPRLPWALYHGKRAGIKLHVAFDPDQETPVHVIESIGSKHDSPFLDQLANPSFLLVADRAYEKIERFDQYLKDKQSFVIRIKENVTIDTPRSLRRCSSTASSVIKDSTCYLGTSQCRSQERHRVIFFTDDEGNEIRVVTDRRDLSAEKIAEIYKARWQIETFFRWIKQHVNVPVLFGTTKNAVYGQLYTALITYVLIKWIYEKAKPMVSRFAMLSFIQFARLLRFESLQAEWMIAIHTIISRSLLIQGSSLSKIG